A segment of the Sphingomonas cannabina genome:
GGTGGGGAGGAAGGCGCCGAACTTTTCGGCGAGGTAGAAGAGGATCGAGCCGCTCTCGAACAGGCGCGTCGGCGGGGTGGTGGAATGGTCCATCAGCGCCGGGATCTTGGAGTTGGGATTGACCCCGACGAAGCCGCTGCCGAACTGGTCGCCCTTGCCGATGTCGATCAGCCAGGCGTCATACTCCGCGCCCGCATGGCCGGCAGCGAGCAGCTCCTCGAGCATGATCGTGACCTTCTGCCCATTGGGCGTGCCCATCGAGTAGAGCTGGAGCGGATGATCGCCGACCGGCAGCGCCGCCTCATGCGTCGCGCCGGAGATCGGACGGTTGATGCTGGCCCAGGTCCCGCCACTCGGCTGGTCCCAGGTCCAGACGCTGGGCGGAACATAGCCCGGCGGCTGATTGTTCGCGCTGTCGGCGGCGTCGGTCATGCTGTCCCTCCGGTCATGATGATGCGGCCGCTGATTTAAGCCCGAAAACCGGATGCGCCAGCGCACCCGCCCATTTCTTTCTTTCCGACGCCCAAGGTCCGCATGATCCGCCGGAACGGCGATTCCGGGCTATCCGGGAGCTACTCCTGACATCGATACATAATCCCGATGCGTCATTGAAACCGATTGCCTCAGAAGCAACACAATAACGGCCAGAGGACGGGAGGCGGCATGAAATACCGCCAATTAAGTCATCATGCTTACGAGCGAGACGATATTAAGACTCCCGCCCCCTCTACCAGGGAAAGGCGGCTGGACGCCGCATTTGTAGAGCAGGCCGCGAGAACACCGGAGAGGATCGCCGTCCTGTGCGCGGGACAGGCGCTCACCTATCGCGCGCTGGATCGGCGCTCCAACCGGCTTGCCTGCCACCTTCGCGCGATCGGCGTCGATCGCGAGGTGCGCGTCGCCGTCGCCCTGCCGCGTACGGCCGAGCTGATCGTGGCGTTGCTCGCGATCCTGAAGGCGGGCGGCGCCTATGTGCCGCTCGACCTCAGGCAGCCGCCCGACCGGCTCGACTTCCTGCTCCGCGACAGCGGCGCCGCGATCCTGCTGACCGACGCGGCGAGCGCGGCGTCGCTGTTCGCGGACAGCGGCTGCCGGGTCGAGACGCTGCCGGCCGCGACCGACACATTGTCCGCGGACCCGCTCGAACCGGCGGGCGATCATCTCGACCTCGCCTATATCATCTACACCTCCGGCTCGACCGGCGTTCCCAAGGGCGTGATGCTGCGGCACAGCGCGATGGGGATCATCGACTGGATGGCGTCGACCATGGACGCCGGCGACCTGGAGCGGATCGCCGCGACCACCTCCATCACCTTCGACCCCTCGGTGATCGAGATCTTCGGGCCGCTGTCCTGGGGCGGCTGCGTGGTCCTGAAGGAGAGCCTGCTCGAACCGTTCCGGCACGGCGAATGCCCCACGCTCGTCCAGGGGCCGCCGTCGGTGATGGACGGGCTGGCGCGGCGCGGTGCGATCCCCGAGACGGTGCGGGCGATCAACTGCGGCGGCGAGGTGCTGCAGGCCAAGATCGTCGAGCGGCTCTATCGGCTGTCGCGGATCGAGCGGCTCTACAACCACTATGGGCCGACCGAGGCGACGATCGTCGCGACGATCGCGCCGGTGCCGCGCGGGACGCGCGAGGACCCGCCGCTGGGCGAGCCGGTGGCCGGGGCGCGCATCCATCTGCTCGACGAGGCGGGCGAGCCGGTTGCCGAGGGCGAGGTCGGCGAGATCTGCATCGGCGGGGACGGCGTCGCCTGCGGCTATTGGAACCGTCCCGAGCTCACCGGTGAACGGTTCGTGCCCGAGCCAGGGACCGACCCGGCCCGGCCGATGTACCGGACGGGCGACCTCGCCTTCTACGGCGCGCCGGGCAAGCTGATGTTCGTCGGGCGACGGGAGCGCCAGGTCAAGATCCGCGGGCAGCGCGTCGAGCTCGGCGAGATCGAACATGCGCTGCGCGGGCTGCCGCTGGTGGTGGAGGCCGCGGTCGAGTGGTTCCATGCGGATGGCCGGCCCGACCGGCTCGTCGCCTTCCTCGAAGTGGAAGCGGGTTTCGACGAGACCGCGGCGCTTCGCGAGCTGGGGCGCTGGCTGCCGTCGCATATGCTGCCGCATCGGATCATGCCGATGCCGCGGCTGCCGCGCGGCGTGTCCGGCAAGGTCGACCATCAGGCTCTCGCATCGCTCCATCCGGGCGATTTCCCCGCGAAGGAGGATGCGCCGGCCGGGGCCACGCCGCTCGAAGCGCTGGTCGTCGCCGCCTTCGCGAGGGGGCTGCATCGTCATGACATCGACGTCGACGACGATTTCTTCGCGCTCGGCGGGGATTCGCTGTCCGCCTACAACCTCACGCTCGAGCTGGAGGAGCTGCTCGACCGCCCGGTGTCGCCGGCGATCATGGCGCAGGCGAGCACGCCGCGCGCGCTTGCCCAGATCCTGGAGCTGACCGATGCCTCACAGGACGGCGATTTCTGCGTGCTCAACGCCGGAGGCAGTGGGCGGCCGATCTTCTGCCTTCCCGACGTGTTCGGGCAGCCGGTCAGCTTCACGGCGCTCGCCGACGTGCTCAGGGACGTGCGACCGATCTACGGCCTGACGCCCGCACCCGGCGTGGAACGGACCGGTCGGCTCAGCGTGGAGACGCTGACCGCCCGCTATCTGAGGACGGTCCGCGGGCTGCAGGCGACGGGCCCCTATTGCATCGCCGGCTATTCCTTCGGCGGCGTCGCCGCCTTCGACCTGGCGCGCGCGCTCGAGGCGGCGGGGGAAGAGGTGACGCTGGTCCTCATCGATGCGTTGGTCGGATACCGGATCCTCGAGCCGCGGGTCTGGCTGCCGTGGCTGGTCAGGCACGGACTCGCCTATGCGCGGAGCACGGGGGTGCGGCAGCTGCTGAATAAGGCGATGGTGTCGCGGTGGATACCCTGGATGAGGTCGCAGCCGGCGCCGCCGAGCTGGGTGTCGGCGCGCAGCCGCGACCTGGCCGCGGCGATGATCGATGCGACGCGTCGCTATCGGATCGGGACCTTCGGCGGACCGACGATGCTGATCCACGCCGGCGTCCGCGATCCGCTGGAGCGGCTGCTCGATCACGACGGCCGTCAGGGCTGGGGCCAGGCGCTGCGCGGAGAGGTGCGGACGGTGACGTTGCCCGCGTCGCATCTCGAGATCATGCGCTATCCGCATGTCGCCAGCGTGGCCGAGGTCTTCTCCGCGCTGTCCGGGGAGGATGGCGCTCCTGAAGCCGGGCGATCCGTTGCGTACGTAGCCTGAACGGACGGGTGCCGCTTACGGGACTTTATGCCGTGCTGGCGCCCCTGTTGATGGCGGGCCATATGCCGCAGGTAGCGGCGGGACGATAACCGTAGCCCGCATAACGATCATCGGTGGAGTCTATACGTCTTTTGCGGCGATGGCCGTTTGAGACTGGCATATGGCCCATCCCGCTGGCAGCGTAGCGTCGTTCTGGGGAGGGGCATCGATGAAGCGCTGGGCGGTGTGGTGCGTTACAGTTCTGTCGGTGGCGGGGTGCGGTGCCGAGGCGCAACAAGCGCCATCGCGCGTTGGCATTTGGGATCTTGCATCGCAGCGTGTCAGCGGGGAAACGAGCGTCGTCGTCCCCGGCGAAGGGCTGAGCCGCAGCGTTACCATCCTGGTCACGGTCAACACCGACGGGGAGGTGGTCGACGCCCATATGGACGGCGACGACCGACGGCGCCTCGATCCCACTCCGGCCATCGCGGCTGTCAAAGCGTGGCGCTTTCGCCCGCAGCAGTTCGAGGGTCGCCCGGTAGAAGCAATCGGTCGGGTGCAGATTTCCTATACCGTCCCGGAGATTGCCCCAGAGCCAGTCCCCTTCCCTCCAGTTGATCCGAACCAGGTCGTCATGACGTTGACGCGCGGCGCCTGCTTCGGCGCTTGTCCCGCCTATAGCGTCACGATCTCGGGTGCCGGCCTGGTGCGCTTCAGCACGACAGACGACACCATTGCCGGCGCCAGCGAAGTCCATCGTCGTTTCAACGGTAGCGGAGTGCTCTGGCCCGGCGTTCACACCGCCCGGATCGATCCGGTCGTCGCGCGCCAGCTGATCGAGCGGTTTCGGCAGGTCGGGTTCCTGGGGCTGAAGGACGAATATTCCTGCCCCGTGACCGACCAGTCCGCGACGCAACTGACGTTCGCCGCCCCCGGCGTGAAGAAAACGGTGACCGATTACGTCGGTGAGTGCGTCGGCATGCCGCACGGTGTCGCCGAGCTCGAGGAGGAGATCGACCGCGTCGCCGGGACGGCACGTTGGGTGAGCGGCACGCCCGAGACGTTTACCTTGTTGGAGAAAGACGGTTTCGACGTGCGCTCCCCCGCCAGCGCGAACCTGGCCGCGGCGGCAGCACTCCGACTTGGATTCTCACGAACCCCGGAGCCGGAGACCGAGGCGTTGCTGGCGCTGCTGATCGATCGTGGTCTTCCGCTCGATGCAGCGGTCACGCAGCCGATGCTTTGGGGTAGCGACGATCGGAAGGCAGGGCCCAAGATCGTTCTTGGCAACTGGCTGTTGAGCCGAGCGCTGGAGGGGCCAAGCACCCGGCTCTTCGGCAAGCTCGTAGACCGGGGTGTGCTTGAAAAGGCAGATAAGACCATGCTGACCGCGCTCCTCCACAATGGCGCGGCGTGTTCGCCCGCGATCGCCCGCGCGCTGGCGAAGGCCGGAGCGGAGGCGCGCCGCCCCCCAGCGGGCACCAGCGCCCTCACTGCGATCCGAGAGAGCTACGGCGTTTGCGAAGGAAGGAGCGAGGATGAGGTCGCGGAGATGGCCGTCGCGCTACTCGACCTGGGCGTCCCGACCGAAGCGCGTGACGATCTCGGCTGGACCGCGCTGATGGGCGTCGACTCCCCCGCGCTCGCGAAGGTGCTGCTTGCCCATCATGCCGACCCGAATGCCCGCGACAAGGATGGCACGACACCGTTGCTGGCTACCGACGACGACCGGGTGGCGCGGCTCCTTCTCGAGGCGGGCGCCGATCCGCGGGTGCACGACGATAACGGCACTGTCCGGCAACAGGCCCTGAAACAGCACATGCCAGCGACGCTCGCCTGGCTGGACGCACACAACCTGCGCTGAGGTGATGACGAACCGCCGGCGTTATTTATCGGGCTGATGCATTCAGCCAATCCAAACCGTGCAAGATATTCGATAATCGACCCGACCAGACGCATTCTTGTGGAGGTTCTTCACGATGATGCCCATAGCAGCCTTCTTGCACCTCCGCCATGTACCGGGAAGGACCTGAAAGCCTTGGAAAAGCGTGATTTGGCAGAAACTGCGGCCCGGGAGAGCCATGGTGCCGCCTACAGGACTCGAACCTGTGACCCCCGCATTACGAATGCGATGCTCTACCAACTGAGCTAAGGCGGCCCGCGGCCGGCGCCGCTCGGGCCGGTCGAGGCGGCGGCGCTTAGCAGTGCGGGGGCGCTCGCGCAAGCGGCGTCGCAGCCCTGCCCCGGCTTTACGCCCTGTTTACCACATCCGGTGCAGACCTGCCCGTGAATGGAGGCGGCATCGCCGCGTCCGGCGAAGGACAGGTGCATGGATAGCTCGCGTGACATCGACGATCGGTTCGACACCGGCGAAACCCACGATCGGGGCAGGCCGGATCGGGACGGCACGGTGAGCGAGGCCACGCTCGACGTCGGCGGCGACGAGCGGCGGATGCACGTGCGCGCCTATAATCACTGGGTGTCGCTGCTGCGCGGGCGCGCCTATCCCTCGATCGAGGACCTGGAGCCAGCCTCGATCGCCGACTTCGGGCCGCACAGCGTGCTGCTCGACTTCACCGGGAGCGTCGAGGATCCGAAGATCCAGTTCCTCGGCAGGGCGCTGCGCGAGGAATGCGGCGTCGATGCCGGCATCAGCCGCATCGCCGAGGTGCCGGGCCGCTCGCTGCTGTCGCGGCTCACCGACCATTATCTCCAGATCATCGCGAATCGCGCGCCGATCGGCTTCGAGGCCGAGTTCGTCGGCACGCGCGGGCACAATACGCTCTACCGCGGCATCCTGATGCCCTTCTCCTCGGACGAGGACACGATCGATTTCATCTACGGCGTGATCAACTGGAAGGAGACGGTCGACGCCGACACACAGGCGAAGCTGACCGCCGACCTTGCTGCCGCGCACCGCGCCGCGCCGGCCGCGCCCGCCACCACGCCGGTGTGGGCGGACGGGCCGAGCTCGGGCGTGGCCGGCGGGGCGGGCCAGCTGCCGGGCGAGGAGCCGCTGCCGGCCGATGCCGCCCTCGCCGACCGGTTGACCGCCGCCCGCGAATGGGCGGTCGCCGCGACCTCGACCGAGACGCGCAGCCGCGCCGCGCTCTATCGCGCGCTCGCCCGCGCCTATGAGTTCGCCCGCGCCGCCGGCGAGGATCCGGACGGCTATGCCGCGCTGCTCGATGAGGCCGGGATCAAGGCGCAGGCGCGCGCGCCGATGACGCCGATCGTCAAGCTCGTGTTCGGCGCCGATTACGACAAGACGCGACTCACCGAGTTCGCCACCGTGCTGACCCATGCCGAGCGCTGCCAGGTCGAGCCGGCCGCGCTGGTCGCCTTCCTCGAGAGCTTCCGGGGCGGCATCAAGGGCGTGGTCGCCGCCGAGCGCGCCGCGCGCCGGCCGGCCGAGAAGGCCGGCGGCTGGGACGCGATCGCCGCGGAGCTGCGCCGCCGCCCGCCGCTCGCGCGCATCGAGGTGGGCGAGATCGACGGCGAGTTCGTCGTGCTGCTCGCGCGCAAGGCGGCCGACGGCGCGCTCGACGTGGTGGCGATCGACGACGACAAGGCCCTGACCGACCGCGCCGCCCGCCGCGCTGCAGCATGATATTTCGCAGTCGCCACAAGCCTTGAGCCGGTCACACACCCGGCGTAGGCGACGGTCATGGCAAGACAAACGATAAAGTCGCTGTCGCAGGCGCTCGCCGCCCGACTGACCGAAGGTGCACTCCCGGGAGAGATTGAAGGACTGAGCAAGGCGGATCGGGCCGAAGCCGCCGGCTTCGTCGCCGAGACGGCGGCGACGCGCCCGCCGGGCACCCCGGCGATCGCGCTCGAAATGGTCGAGGCCGAAGGGCGCGAGCGGCGGATGCGGCTCGCCGTCGTCAACGACGACATGCCGTTCCTGGTCGATTCGATCGCGGCGACGATCGCCGCGCACGACATCCCGATCGACCGCATCATCCACCCCGTCCTCCCCGTCACCCGTGACGCCAAGGGCGTGCTGAGCGCGATCGGCGAGGGCGGGCGCGAATCGATGATCTACATCGAGCTGCGCCGCGCCGAGGCGCGCACGCGCAACGCGCTGGTCGCCGAATTGGAGCGCAACCTCGGCCATGTCCGCAGCGCCGTCGACGACTGGCCCAAGCTGCAGGCGGCGATGCGATTCGATGCCGAACGGCTGACCGCGATCGACAATGTCGAGGGCGCGCAGCTGCTTCAGTGGTTCCACGACAAGAACATGACCCTGCTCGGCCATGAGCAATGGCGGCGGGACGGCAAGGCGAGCAACCAACTCGGCCTCGCCCGCCACGAGCTGGCGATCCCGCTGCTCGCCGAGGCTTCGCGCAAGCTGGCGCTCACATGGTTCGAGAAGGGCGGCGCGGCGCCGCTGCTGCTCAAGTCGAACTGCATCTCGACCGTGCATCGCCGCGTGCCGCTCGACCTGGTGCTGCTGCCGTTGATCGAGAAGGACGAGGTGGTCGGCCTGTCGCTGCACGCGGGGCTGTGGACCAGCGCCGCGTTGCACAGCGAGCCCGAGGACGTGCCGGTGCTCCGCCAGCGGCTGCACGCGCTGGAGGCGAAGTTCGGCTTCGACCCCAAGGGGCATACCGGCAAGGCGCTGGCCCATGCGCTGACCGCGTTGCCGCACGACCTCACCACCGCCTTCCAGGAAGAGGAGCTGGAGCGGCTGACGCTCACCGCCATGTCGCTCGCCGACCGGCCGCGGCCGAAGCTGGAGCTGATCCGCTCGACGCTGGGGCGG
Coding sequences within it:
- a CDS encoding amino acid adenylation domain-containing protein is translated as MKYRQLSHHAYERDDIKTPAPSTRERRLDAAFVEQAARTPERIAVLCAGQALTYRALDRRSNRLACHLRAIGVDREVRVAVALPRTAELIVALLAILKAGGAYVPLDLRQPPDRLDFLLRDSGAAILLTDAASAASLFADSGCRVETLPAATDTLSADPLEPAGDHLDLAYIIYTSGSTGVPKGVMLRHSAMGIIDWMASTMDAGDLERIAATTSITFDPSVIEIFGPLSWGGCVVLKESLLEPFRHGECPTLVQGPPSVMDGLARRGAIPETVRAINCGGEVLQAKIVERLYRLSRIERLYNHYGPTEATIVATIAPVPRGTREDPPLGEPVAGARIHLLDEAGEPVAEGEVGEICIGGDGVACGYWNRPELTGERFVPEPGTDPARPMYRTGDLAFYGAPGKLMFVGRRERQVKIRGQRVELGEIEHALRGLPLVVEAAVEWFHADGRPDRLVAFLEVEAGFDETAALRELGRWLPSHMLPHRIMPMPRLPRGVSGKVDHQALASLHPGDFPAKEDAPAGATPLEALVVAAFARGLHRHDIDVDDDFFALGGDSLSAYNLTLELEELLDRPVSPAIMAQASTPRALAQILELTDASQDGDFCVLNAGGSGRPIFCLPDVFGQPVSFTALADVLRDVRPIYGLTPAPGVERTGRLSVETLTARYLRTVRGLQATGPYCIAGYSFGGVAAFDLARALEAAGEEVTLVLIDALVGYRILEPRVWLPWLVRHGLAYARSTGVRQLLNKAMVSRWIPWMRSQPAPPSWVSARSRDLAAAMIDATRRYRIGTFGGPTMLIHAGVRDPLERLLDHDGRQGWGQALRGEVRTVTLPASHLEIMRYPHVASVAEVFSALSGEDGAPEAGRSVAYVA
- a CDS encoding DUF6438 domain-containing protein; the encoded protein is MKRWAVWCVTVLSVAGCGAEAQQAPSRVGIWDLASQRVSGETSVVVPGEGLSRSVTILVTVNTDGEVVDAHMDGDDRRRLDPTPAIAAVKAWRFRPQQFEGRPVEAIGRVQISYTVPEIAPEPVPFPPVDPNQVVMTLTRGACFGACPAYSVTISGAGLVRFSTTDDTIAGASEVHRRFNGSGVLWPGVHTARIDPVVARQLIERFRQVGFLGLKDEYSCPVTDQSATQLTFAAPGVKKTVTDYVGECVGMPHGVAELEEEIDRVAGTARWVSGTPETFTLLEKDGFDVRSPASANLAAAAALRLGFSRTPEPETEALLALLIDRGLPLDAAVTQPMLWGSDDRKAGPKIVLGNWLLSRALEGPSTRLFGKLVDRGVLEKADKTMLTALLHNGAACSPAIARALAKAGAEARRPPAGTSALTAIRESYGVCEGRSEDEVAEMAVALLDLGVPTEARDDLGWTALMGVDSPALAKVLLAHHADPNARDKDGTTPLLATDDDRVARLLLEAGADPRVHDDNGTVRQQALKQHMPATLAWLDAHNLR
- a CDS encoding PAS domain-containing protein — encoded protein: MDSSRDIDDRFDTGETHDRGRPDRDGTVSEATLDVGGDERRMHVRAYNHWVSLLRGRAYPSIEDLEPASIADFGPHSVLLDFTGSVEDPKIQFLGRALREECGVDAGISRIAEVPGRSLLSRLTDHYLQIIANRAPIGFEAEFVGTRGHNTLYRGILMPFSSDEDTIDFIYGVINWKETVDADTQAKLTADLAAAHRAAPAAPATTPVWADGPSSGVAGGAGQLPGEEPLPADAALADRLTAAREWAVAATSTETRSRAALYRALARAYEFARAAGEDPDGYAALLDEAGIKAQARAPMTPIVKLVFGADYDKTRLTEFATVLTHAERCQVEPAALVAFLESFRGGIKGVVAAERAARRPAEKAGGWDAIAAELRRRPPLARIEVGEIDGEFVVLLARKAADGALDVVAIDDDKALTDRAARRAAA